In the genome of Thermoplasmata archaeon, one region contains:
- a CDS encoding zinc-binding dehydrogenase, whose product MKAVLLPRYGAPDVLEYTEDRPEPVPGPDEVLVHVHAASINHLDLTVRKGIPTLNLVLPHILGADLAGEVAQLGSDVAGLELGDRVVANPGLTCGHCEFCVAGDDSLCPEYRILGEHLPGTYAEYIAVPAKNLLPIPVDMDWIPAAAAPLVFMTAWRLLVTRARIRPGEDVLILGAGSGVSTAAIQIAKLAGCTVYTTSSSDAKLQRAKEIGADVVVNYTAMPWSKAIWELTGKRGVDVVLDHVGEATFKDSLRSLRKGGRLVVPGATTGPMPQIDLRYLFWRQLSVLGSTMANRREFEEVMKLVFMGRLKPVVDRVFPLKEAAQAHAYLERGEQFGKVVLRVP is encoded by the coding sequence ATGAAGGCCGTCCTCCTCCCGCGCTACGGCGCCCCCGACGTCCTGGAGTACACCGAGGATCGTCCCGAGCCCGTGCCGGGGCCCGACGAGGTCCTCGTCCATGTGCACGCCGCATCGATCAACCACCTGGACCTCACCGTGCGGAAGGGCATCCCCACGCTGAACCTCGTCCTGCCGCACATCCTGGGCGCGGACCTGGCCGGCGAGGTCGCCCAGCTCGGCTCCGACGTGGCGGGCTTGGAGCTGGGCGACCGCGTGGTCGCCAATCCCGGGCTGACCTGCGGCCACTGCGAGTTCTGCGTGGCGGGAGACGATTCCCTCTGTCCCGAGTACCGCATCCTGGGGGAGCACCTGCCCGGGACGTACGCGGAGTACATCGCGGTCCCGGCCAAGAACCTCCTGCCCATCCCCGTGGACATGGACTGGATCCCTGCGGCGGCCGCGCCGCTCGTGTTCATGACCGCGTGGCGCCTCCTGGTGACCCGGGCCCGGATCCGGCCCGGGGAGGATGTGCTCATCCTAGGCGCGGGCTCCGGCGTGTCCACCGCCGCCATCCAGATTGCGAAGCTCGCGGGCTGCACGGTGTACACGACGAGCTCGAGCGATGCGAAGCTCCAGCGGGCCAAGGAGATCGGCGCGGACGTGGTCGTTAACTACACGGCGATGCCTTGGAGCAAGGCGATCTGGGAACTCACGGGCAAGCGTGGCGTCGACGTCGTCCTGGACCACGTGGGCGAGGCGACGTTCAAGGACAGCCTCCGTTCCCTCAGGAAGGGAGGACGGCTCGTGGTGCCCGGTGCGACCACAGGCCCGATGCCCCAGATCGACCTTCGCTACCTGTTCTGGCGGCAGCTCTCCGTCCTTGGGTCCACGATGGCGAACCGGCGGGAGTTCGAGGAGGTCATGAAGCTCGTCTTCATGGGCCGCCTCAAGCCCGTCGTGGACCGCGTCTTCCCCCTCAAGGAGGCCGCGCAGGCGCACGCCTACCTGGAGCGCGGGGAGCAGTTCGGGAAGGTCGTCCTCCGCGTGCCGTAG
- the yciH gene encoding stress response translation initiation inhibitor YciH yields the protein MIAGICATCGLPKELCVCEDLGRETTLLTVDLDTRRYGKAVTVVRGLESRPDEAEKLARELKKGLATGGSGKDGVIVLQGDRRKDVLRLLQQKGYTVR from the coding sequence TTGATCGCCGGGATCTGCGCAACCTGCGGACTCCCTAAGGAACTGTGCGTCTGCGAGGATCTGGGTCGCGAGACGACCCTCCTCACGGTGGACCTCGACACCCGCCGCTACGGCAAGGCCGTGACGGTCGTGCGGGGTCTCGAATCCCGTCCCGATGAGGCGGAGAAGCTGGCGCGTGAGCTCAAGAAAGGACTCGCGACCGGCGGCTCCGGGAAGGACGGCGTCATCGTTCTGCAGGGAGACCGCCGCAAGGACGTACTCCGCCTGTTGCAACAGAAGGGCTACACGGTCCGCTGA
- the aceA gene encoding isocitrate lyase, protein MSEARALEQGWKTGERWAGILRPYTAEDVVRLRGSVRVAHTLAERGAERLWQLLHSEPFVAALGSMTGGQAVQQVQAGLKAIYLSGWQVAADANDAGQTYPDQSLYPADSVPNVVRRLNNALRREDQKQRMAGRHDVDWFAPIIADAEAGFGGPLNAFELMKALIDAGAAAAHFEDQLASAKKCGHLGGKVLVPTREFIQKLVAARLAADMEGVPSIVIARTDANGAKLITSDVDPRDQEFLGTERTAEGFHALRGGLNAAIARGISYAPYADLVWCETASPDLDEARAFADGLHAKFPDKMLAYNCSASFNWRKKLEPVQIARFQEELADMGYRFQFVTLAGFHSMNLAMFRLARDYRNSGMTAYTELQQEEFAAKDEGYTAVEHQAFVGTGYFDEIASVLSGGTSSTLAMEGSTETEQFVDKTRREIAKKG, encoded by the coding sequence ATGAGTGAGGCACGCGCGCTGGAGCAGGGCTGGAAGACCGGTGAACGCTGGGCTGGGATCCTGCGCCCCTACACCGCGGAGGACGTGGTGCGTCTGCGGGGATCGGTCCGAGTCGCCCACACGCTCGCGGAGCGAGGAGCCGAACGACTCTGGCAGCTCCTGCACTCGGAGCCCTTCGTCGCGGCGCTCGGATCCATGACCGGCGGTCAGGCGGTCCAGCAGGTCCAAGCGGGCCTCAAGGCGATCTATCTTAGTGGCTGGCAGGTCGCCGCGGACGCGAACGACGCGGGCCAGACGTACCCGGACCAGAGCCTCTATCCTGCGGATTCCGTGCCGAACGTGGTGCGGCGCCTGAACAACGCGCTCCGCCGGGAAGACCAGAAGCAGAGGATGGCGGGCCGACACGACGTCGACTGGTTCGCCCCGATTATCGCGGACGCCGAGGCGGGCTTCGGCGGCCCGCTGAACGCGTTCGAGCTCATGAAGGCCCTGATCGATGCGGGCGCGGCAGCGGCCCACTTCGAGGATCAGCTCGCGAGCGCGAAGAAGTGCGGCCATCTCGGGGGCAAGGTCCTCGTGCCCACCCGGGAGTTCATCCAGAAGCTCGTCGCCGCGCGCCTTGCCGCGGACATGGAGGGCGTGCCCTCCATCGTCATCGCCCGGACGGACGCGAACGGCGCCAAGCTGATCACGAGCGACGTGGACCCGCGGGACCAGGAATTCCTCGGGACGGAGCGGACCGCTGAGGGATTCCACGCGCTGAGGGGCGGTCTCAATGCCGCCATCGCCCGAGGCATCAGCTACGCACCGTACGCGGATCTCGTCTGGTGCGAGACCGCGAGCCCCGACCTCGACGAGGCACGGGCCTTCGCGGACGGCTTGCACGCGAAGTTCCCCGACAAGATGCTCGCGTACAACTGCTCCGCCTCCTTCAACTGGAGGAAGAAGCTCGAGCCGGTCCAGATCGCGCGCTTCCAGGAGGAACTCGCAGACATGGGCTACCGCTTCCAGTTCGTGACCCTCGCGGGATTCCACTCGATGAACTTGGCCATGTTCCGCCTTGCGCGCGACTACCGGAACTCGGGGATGACCGCGTACACGGAACTCCAGCAGGAAGAGTTCGCCGCGAAGGACGAAGGATACACCGCCGTCGAGCACCAGGCCTTCGTGGGGACGGGCTACTTCGACGAGATTGCGAGCGTCCTCAGCGGTGGGACGTCCTCGACCCTCGCCATGGAGGGATCGACGGAGACCGAGCAATTCGTCGACAAGACGAGGCGGGAAATCGCCAAGAAAGGCTGA
- a CDS encoding Rdx family protein translates to MSEVTITYCVPCRYQFKAIQDADAILREFGQGLSALRLIPGDHGIYDVAVDGDVLFSLDKAKHFPETRELLEKIRAKIGSPGKRRAKS, encoded by the coding sequence ATGAGCGAGGTCACAATCACCTACTGCGTTCCCTGCCGCTACCAGTTCAAGGCGATCCAGGACGCGGACGCCATTCTCAGGGAGTTCGGCCAAGGGCTCTCGGCGCTGCGGCTGATCCCGGGGGACCACGGCATCTACGACGTGGCGGTCGATGGGGACGTGCTGTTCTCCCTCGACAAGGCCAAGCACTTCCCGGAGACGCGTGAACTCCTGGAGAAGATACGGGCCAAGATCGGCTCCCCGGGGAAGCGGCGGGCCAAGTCCTGA
- a CDS encoding helix-turn-helix domain-containing protein, producing the protein MSLWEVSFRTQYDYPFIEMSGRHPGIPISMWCIWGRELLQVPTQDERELAAIEKEIGKAGRVIDKWIEAQEARIFMLRCTCDTLKNSPWNVWEPHQMVDAPPAVFQDGWGYFRVLSFEEERSRDLFRDLNKLGPTELIRKREIPLSFLPTSIWVNSLFADLTGKQIDAILKAHRYGYYNSPREVTTENIARSLGVSRSTYEEHLRKAENRMMASIIPYLQLFAAAEKRPEPVIEKAPPAPRASQAMET; encoded by the coding sequence ATGAGCCTCTGGGAAGTCTCGTTCCGCACGCAGTACGACTACCCGTTCATCGAGATGTCCGGGCGGCATCCGGGCATCCCGATCTCCATGTGGTGCATCTGGGGCCGGGAGCTCCTCCAGGTCCCGACGCAGGACGAACGCGAGCTCGCAGCGATCGAGAAGGAGATCGGCAAGGCGGGCCGGGTCATCGACAAGTGGATCGAGGCCCAGGAGGCCCGGATCTTCATGCTCCGGTGCACGTGCGACACGTTGAAGAACAGCCCTTGGAACGTGTGGGAGCCGCACCAGATGGTCGACGCTCCCCCCGCGGTCTTCCAGGACGGCTGGGGCTACTTCCGCGTCCTCAGCTTCGAGGAGGAGCGATCGAGGGACCTGTTCCGGGACCTGAACAAGCTTGGGCCCACGGAGCTGATCCGGAAGCGGGAAATCCCACTGAGCTTCCTGCCCACGAGCATCTGGGTGAACAGCCTCTTCGCGGACCTCACGGGCAAGCAGATCGACGCGATTCTGAAGGCCCACCGGTACGGGTACTACAACAGTCCGCGCGAGGTGACCACGGAGAACATCGCCCGAAGCCTCGGCGTGAGCCGCTCCACGTACGAGGAGCATCTCCGGAAGGCGGAGAACCGGATGATGGCGTCCATCATCCCGTACCTCCAGCTCTTCGCGGCTGCGGAGAAGAGACCCGAGCCCGTCATCGAGAAGGCGCCGCCCGCACCGCGGGCCTCCCAAGCGATGGAGACGTAG
- the ppc gene encoding phosphoenolpyruvate carboxylase yields the protein MAVAERPRTIEDDIALLEMTLTSVVTVETSPEVARLIDALRRRCEEIRSRGDPAAAQQVRALAEGLSLDQAGDVARAFSFQLLLLNLAEDINRVRRLRDAEAGNVAAPQSLEDSVRRLKDAGLDREAVMWLLASLDVRLVFTAHPTEPKRRTVLERLRRIQGLLSRLDRERLLPAESEGVHRDLRREITGLWHSDELRFRQPRVVDEVRMGLFYFDHVVVDLVPEFYARLTRALDRVYGPNRVRPPSFLFFGSWRGTDMDGNPNVTPASMQEAARTQRLFLLSRYQVRCRELIDILTESARYVPASPALVASLARDRKEHPRTAREIRQVNRDEHHRAKITFVGHKIASVLTRPADGYRSPEELLEDLRLLQSSLRMNGAPEEADGPLEDFIRQVETFGFHLASLDLRLNSRDVGTAVAQILAVSGQAEGYGRLTEEARIALLTRLLQSRFRPKALGASGDAARVVDALRTLGEIQQVYGEAMMHTVVLSMAQQPSDVLGFLLVAKVLRLLDLKEGYSRIDVSPLFEMIAALRTCGATMGRLYANPAYRTHLRSRRMRQEVMVGYSDSMKDGGIFASRWHLFRAQRDLAARSEAAGVTLTVFHGRGGSISRGGVPMHDAMRALPSEVATGRIKVTEQGEVLTQKYFHFPVAVRETEQFVSGLLLAVAAPRLEPARVWMESMEGMARGGEKAYRDLVYGDPGLPVYFEHATPIHEIAELNISSRPSSRKGTLHIEDLRAIPWVFAWMQNRTILPGWYSVGSALESEADATLLTTMHREWPFFTGVLDAARMVLGKTDLTLASRYADLVPDKAVRARVFNQIVEEHGRSVQHTLEIAGVRQVLDADPVLKAVVARRDRYLDPLNYVQAELLDRKRRRGGRDPELLRAILLTVNGISHGLRNTG from the coding sequence GTGGCCGTCGCGGAGCGCCCACGGACAATTGAGGACGACATCGCCCTCCTCGAGATGACGCTCACCTCGGTTGTGACGGTCGAAACGAGCCCCGAGGTCGCGAGGCTGATCGACGCGCTCCGGCGTCGATGCGAGGAGATCCGATCCCGTGGCGATCCCGCGGCCGCCCAGCAAGTTCGCGCCCTCGCCGAGGGTCTCTCCCTGGACCAAGCCGGCGACGTGGCGCGCGCGTTCTCCTTCCAGCTGCTCCTCCTGAACCTTGCGGAGGACATCAACCGCGTCCGTCGCCTCCGAGACGCCGAAGCGGGGAACGTGGCCGCGCCGCAGTCCCTGGAGGATTCCGTGCGGCGCCTCAAGGACGCAGGCCTCGATCGCGAGGCGGTGATGTGGCTCCTCGCGTCGCTGGACGTACGCCTCGTGTTCACCGCGCATCCCACGGAACCCAAGCGAAGGACCGTGCTGGAGCGGCTGCGGCGCATCCAGGGACTGCTGTCCCGTCTGGACCGCGAGCGCCTCCTGCCCGCGGAGTCCGAGGGCGTTCACCGCGACCTGCGGCGAGAGATCACGGGCCTCTGGCACAGCGATGAGCTTCGCTTCCGCCAGCCCAGGGTGGTCGACGAGGTTCGGATGGGGCTCTTCTACTTCGACCACGTGGTTGTGGACCTGGTCCCTGAGTTCTACGCGAGGCTGACCCGTGCCCTCGACCGCGTGTACGGTCCCAACCGCGTGCGTCCTCCGAGCTTCCTGTTCTTCGGCTCGTGGCGGGGCACGGACATGGACGGCAACCCGAACGTGACGCCGGCCTCCATGCAAGAGGCCGCGCGGACCCAGCGGCTCTTCCTCCTCAGTCGCTACCAGGTGCGGTGCCGCGAGCTCATCGACATCCTCACGGAGAGCGCCCGGTACGTTCCCGCGTCGCCCGCCCTCGTGGCCTCCCTGGCCCGCGACCGCAAGGAGCACCCACGGACCGCCCGGGAGATCCGGCAGGTGAACCGCGACGAGCACCACCGGGCCAAGATCACGTTCGTGGGCCACAAGATCGCCTCGGTCCTTACGCGCCCCGCCGACGGATACAGGTCGCCCGAGGAGCTCCTTGAAGACCTGCGACTCCTCCAGTCTTCCCTGAGGATGAACGGCGCGCCGGAGGAGGCGGACGGGCCGCTGGAGGACTTCATCCGCCAGGTGGAGACGTTCGGCTTCCACCTGGCCTCCCTCGACCTGCGACTGAACTCGAGGGACGTCGGGACCGCGGTCGCGCAGATTCTTGCGGTGTCGGGGCAGGCGGAGGGGTACGGTCGCCTGACCGAGGAGGCGCGCATCGCGCTCCTGACCCGGCTGCTGCAGTCCCGGTTCCGCCCGAAGGCGCTTGGGGCTTCCGGGGACGCGGCCCGCGTCGTCGACGCGCTTCGAACCCTGGGCGAGATCCAGCAGGTATACGGCGAAGCCATGATGCACACGGTCGTCCTGAGCATGGCCCAGCAACCCAGCGACGTCCTGGGCTTCCTCCTGGTCGCGAAGGTGCTCCGCCTCCTAGACCTCAAGGAAGGCTACAGCCGCATCGACGTCTCGCCTCTCTTCGAGATGATCGCCGCGCTTCGGACGTGCGGTGCGACCATGGGGCGGCTGTACGCGAACCCTGCCTACCGGACGCACCTGCGCTCCCGCCGGATGCGCCAGGAGGTCATGGTCGGCTACAGCGACAGCATGAAGGACGGGGGCATCTTCGCGTCGCGGTGGCATCTCTTCCGGGCGCAGCGCGATCTTGCGGCTCGGAGCGAAGCGGCGGGTGTCACCTTGACCGTCTTCCACGGCCGAGGCGGCTCGATCAGCCGCGGCGGCGTCCCCATGCACGACGCGATGCGGGCCCTGCCCTCCGAGGTCGCGACGGGCCGCATCAAGGTCACGGAGCAGGGGGAGGTCCTCACACAGAAGTACTTCCACTTCCCGGTCGCTGTGCGCGAGACGGAGCAGTTCGTCAGCGGTCTGCTCCTGGCCGTCGCGGCCCCGCGCCTGGAGCCTGCGCGAGTGTGGATGGAGTCCATGGAGGGGATGGCGCGTGGGGGGGAGAAGGCCTATCGCGACCTCGTGTACGGCGACCCTGGGCTCCCGGTCTACTTCGAGCACGCGACGCCCATCCACGAGATCGCGGAGCTCAACATCAGCTCGCGGCCGTCGAGCCGCAAGGGCACCCTTCACATCGAGGACCTCCGTGCGATTCCCTGGGTCTTTGCCTGGATGCAGAACCGGACAATCCTGCCCGGCTGGTACTCCGTGGGTTCCGCCCTCGAGTCGGAGGCGGATGCGACACTCTTGACGACCATGCACCGGGAGTGGCCGTTCTTCACCGGGGTGCTCGACGCCGCCCGGATGGTCCTGGGGAAGACGGACCTCACCCTCGCGAGCCGCTATGCGGATCTCGTGCCGGACAAGGCCGTGCGGGCGCGGGTTTTCAACCAGATTGTCGAGGAGCATGGCCGGAGCGTGCAACACACGCTCGAGATTGCGGGCGTGCGGCAGGTGCTCGACGCGGACCCCGTGTTGAAGGCCGTCGTCGCGAGGCGGGATCGCTACTTGGACCCGCTGAACTACGTCCAGGCGGAGCTGCTCGACCGCAAGCGCAGACGGGGAGGCCGGGACCCCGAGTTGCTTCGGGCGATCCTCCTCACGGTGAACGGGATTTCCCACGGGTTGCGGAACACGGGATGA
- a CDS encoding deoxyribonuclease IV: AIQIFSRSPRMLRNLKPLTHEETGAFQANLRAHGIVRAMIHANYLINLASPKKPLLKLSRSAFVDELDRAQQLGVSDVIFHPGAHLGKGERFGIRTIAESLDWCFEHADAPSVFAVLENTAGGGSTIGATFDQIAAVMSASSRPERLGACVDTCHAFAAGYDFRSPEGYADLVRSLETTVGLPRVRAFHLNDSKGDLNSHADRHENIGKGKIGLEGFRHLVNDTRFAQLPGCLEFPGDDAGYRRNLRTLRSLIPGYVPPKRVRPRRSSAVPAPPS; encoded by the coding sequence AGGCCATCCAGATCTTCTCCCGAAGCCCGCGGATGCTTCGAAACCTGAAACCTCTGACGCACGAGGAGACGGGGGCATTCCAGGCGAACCTCCGGGCTCACGGGATCGTCCGCGCTATGATCCATGCGAACTACCTGATCAACCTCGCCTCGCCGAAGAAGCCCCTCCTGAAGCTTTCCCGATCGGCCTTCGTGGACGAGTTGGACCGCGCCCAACAGCTGGGCGTCTCGGACGTTATCTTTCACCCGGGGGCCCACCTGGGCAAGGGCGAGCGTTTCGGGATTCGCACGATCGCCGAGAGCCTCGATTGGTGCTTCGAGCACGCGGACGCGCCCTCGGTCTTCGCGGTCCTCGAGAACACGGCAGGCGGTGGGAGCACCATCGGCGCGACCTTCGACCAGATCGCGGCGGTCATGTCCGCTTCCTCGCGCCCGGAGCGCCTCGGTGCGTGCGTGGACACCTGCCACGCCTTCGCCGCAGGGTACGACTTCCGCTCCCCCGAGGGGTATGCGGACCTCGTTCGGAGCCTCGAGACCACGGTCGGCCTTCCCCGCGTTCGGGCGTTCCACCTGAATGACTCCAAGGGAGACCTGAACTCCCACGCGGACCGTCACGAGAACATCGGGAAGGGTAAGATCGGTCTGGAGGGCTTTCGTCACCTGGTCAACGACACCCGATTCGCCCAGCTGCCGGGATGCCTCGAGTTCCCCGGGGACGATGCGGGATACCGGCGCAACCTGAGGACGCTCCGGTCGCTCATTCCGGGATACGTCCCGCCGAAGCGGGTGCGACCCCGGCGCAGCTCAGCCGTCCCCGCACCTCCGTCATGA
- the trxB gene encoding thioredoxin-disulfide reductase, with product MPPYDVIIIGSGPSGLTAAIYATRANLKTVVIAGQVAGGQLTTTTEVENYPGFPEGVQGPDLMNLWRKQAERFQAEVIDDNVTRVDFRGRPFKVWIEDKEYQGRVVILATGANAKYLNLPNEQRLKGRGVSACATCDAFFFRNLDVVVVGGGDTAMEEALYLSKLCKTVTVVHRRHEFRASKIMQERLLKRPNVRVVWDSEVVDVLGETKVDAVRMKNLKTGATTDLKAQGLFLAIGHAPATEVFKGQVDLDMDYVVLRPHDGYQTSTSVDGVFAAGDVHDHRYRQAVTAAGFGCMAALDAEKWLQARE from the coding sequence ATGCCTCCGTACGATGTGATCATCATCGGTTCGGGCCCGTCGGGGCTCACCGCCGCGATCTACGCGACGCGAGCGAATCTCAAGACCGTGGTAATCGCCGGGCAGGTCGCCGGCGGTCAGCTGACGACGACGACCGAGGTCGAGAACTACCCGGGCTTCCCGGAGGGCGTTCAGGGACCGGATCTCATGAACCTCTGGCGGAAGCAGGCCGAGCGCTTCCAGGCGGAGGTCATCGACGACAACGTCACCCGGGTGGACTTCAGGGGTCGCCCCTTCAAGGTGTGGATCGAGGACAAGGAGTACCAAGGCCGGGTCGTGATCCTCGCAACCGGTGCGAACGCGAAGTACCTGAACCTACCGAACGAGCAGCGCCTCAAGGGTCGTGGCGTGAGCGCGTGTGCGACTTGCGATGCATTTTTCTTTCGAAATCTGGACGTCGTCGTGGTCGGCGGGGGCGACACCGCGATGGAGGAAGCGCTTTACCTGTCCAAGCTCTGCAAGACCGTGACCGTGGTCCACCGACGGCACGAGTTCCGCGCAAGCAAGATCATGCAAGAACGGCTCCTCAAGAGGCCCAACGTCAGAGTCGTCTGGGACTCCGAGGTCGTGGACGTGCTCGGCGAGACCAAGGTCGACGCGGTCCGCATGAAGAATCTGAAGACGGGAGCCACGACCGATCTCAAGGCCCAAGGGCTGTTCCTGGCCATCGGCCACGCTCCGGCCACCGAGGTCTTCAAGGGTCAGGTCGACCTCGACATGGACTACGTGGTCCTCCGACCCCACGACGGCTACCAGACGTCGACAAGTGTGGACGGCGTGTTCGCGGCCGGGGACGTGCACGATCACCGATACCGCCAAGCGGTCACGGCGGCGGGCTTCGGTTGCATGGCCGCGCTCGACGCCGAGAAGTGGCTCCAAGCCCGCGAGTGA